One Kitasatospora sp. NBC_01287 DNA window includes the following coding sequences:
- a CDS encoding SpoIIE family protein phosphatase: MATEPEPQGPARLPLGPQAQHGRHAGGPGGGPLGRIAAPTVLPPVQALPNRAGDSIPEWLEPAMAANGIGSFDWDIRRDLIEADQRACDFMGVSDSGTELSAEAFLALLHPDDAPVVRRRVERAVAELGQCGAYYRTVFPGGELHAVRFRGRVLADAFGRPSRMVGFVWDATAELHKREDAGRQAALREDRSRFIKEAARALSEAVTVRDVARVFTELPLPGLPPDGLVLAAMEAGRLRILGASGYRAQDMVAYDRMPLEPFQPAAEAIRRRLPVFLASPEEYQERFPEAWPRVRGTGRSAWAFLPLVASGRAIGLCLVSFDDSRELDADERTLLSTLGGLVAQSLARARLHDAEHELAAGLQRVMLPRTVPAVPGVTTAVRYLPAGSGLQIGGDWYDVVPLPGGHVGLVIGDVQGHDVHAAGIMGQLRIALRAYAAEGHPPAAVMARASRFLADLDTDHFATCTYAEVNVDYGVVYAVRAGHLDPVVRRADGSSSVQSVAGGLPLGIAADQEYPVTRFSLDPGETLVLCTDGLVESRGLDLDTGMARLCEAVAGELPPMAGEGATDPIEELAERIAARAADSSEREDDIALLLLRWDGPEGGLAAQQLRRRIGQADLARVAELRGELRDALRRWGVPQLIDTAELLASELVTNAIRHTDRDAMFTARLYREDGREPRLRIEVEDESDLWPKRRTPGEQASSGRGLMLVEALADAWGVEPRGSGKRMWFELSAGDAAA, encoded by the coding sequence ATGGCGACTGAGCCCGAGCCGCAAGGGCCCGCACGCCTACCGCTCGGCCCGCAGGCCCAGCACGGTCGGCACGCGGGTGGCCCGGGCGGCGGTCCGCTGGGCCGGATCGCGGCACCCACGGTCCTGCCCCCCGTCCAGGCCCTGCCCAACCGCGCCGGTGACTCGATCCCGGAGTGGCTGGAGCCGGCCATGGCGGCCAACGGCATCGGCTCCTTCGACTGGGACATCCGGCGCGACCTGATCGAGGCCGACCAGCGCGCCTGCGACTTCATGGGTGTCAGCGACAGCGGCACCGAACTCAGCGCCGAGGCCTTCCTCGCGCTGCTGCACCCCGACGACGCGCCGGTGGTGCGCCGCCGGGTCGAGCGCGCGGTGGCCGAGCTGGGCCAGTGCGGTGCCTACTACCGCACCGTCTTCCCCGGCGGCGAGCTGCACGCCGTGCGGTTCCGCGGCCGGGTGCTGGCCGATGCCTTCGGGCGCCCCTCGCGGATGGTCGGCTTCGTCTGGGACGCCACCGCCGAGCTGCACAAGCGGGAGGACGCCGGGCGGCAGGCCGCGCTGCGCGAGGACCGCTCCCGGTTCATCAAGGAGGCCGCGCGGGCGCTCTCCGAGGCCGTCACGGTGCGCGACGTGGCCCGGGTCTTCACCGAGCTGCCACTGCCCGGGCTGCCGCCGGACGGCCTGGTGCTGGCCGCGATGGAGGCCGGGCGGCTGCGGATCCTGGGGGCCAGCGGCTACCGCGCCCAGGACATGGTCGCCTACGACCGGATGCCGCTGGAGCCGTTCCAGCCCGCCGCGGAGGCGATCCGCCGCCGACTGCCGGTCTTCCTGGCGAGCCCGGAGGAGTACCAGGAGCGGTTCCCCGAGGCCTGGCCGCGGGTGCGTGGCACCGGGCGCAGCGCCTGGGCCTTCCTGCCGCTGGTGGCCAGCGGCCGGGCGATCGGCCTCTGCCTGGTCAGCTTCGACGACTCGCGCGAGCTGGACGCCGACGAGCGCACCCTGCTCTCCACCCTGGGCGGCCTGGTCGCCCAGTCGCTGGCCCGGGCCCGGCTGCACGACGCCGAGCACGAGCTGGCGGCCGGCCTGCAGCGGGTGATGCTGCCGCGCACCGTGCCGGCGGTGCCCGGGGTGACCACCGCGGTTCGCTACCTGCCGGCCGGCTCGGGCCTGCAGATCGGCGGCGACTGGTACGACGTGGTGCCGCTGCCCGGCGGCCACGTCGGTCTGGTGATCGGCGACGTGCAGGGCCACGACGTGCACGCGGCCGGGATCATGGGCCAGCTGCGGATCGCGCTGCGCGCGTACGCGGCCGAGGGGCACCCGCCGGCCGCCGTGATGGCGCGGGCCTCGCGCTTCCTCGCCGACCTGGACACCGATCACTTCGCCACCTGTACCTACGCCGAGGTCAATGTCGACTACGGCGTGGTCTACGCGGTCCGGGCCGGCCACCTGGACCCGGTGGTGCGCCGGGCCGACGGCAGCAGCTCCGTGCAGAGCGTGGCCGGTGGGCTGCCGCTGGGCATCGCGGCCGACCAGGAGTACCCGGTGACCCGGTTCAGCCTGGACCCGGGCGAGACCCTGGTGCTCTGCACCGACGGCCTGGTCGAGTCGCGCGGCCTGGACCTGGACACCGGCATGGCCCGGCTCTGCGAGGCGGTGGCCGGCGAGCTGCCGCCGATGGCCGGGGAGGGCGCGACCGACCCGATCGAGGAGCTCGCGGAGCGGATCGCAGCCCGGGCCGCCGACTCCTCCGAGCGCGAGGACGACATAGCGCTGCTGCTGCTCCGCTGGGACGGCCCGGAGGGCGGGCTCGCCGCCCAGCAGTTGCGCCGCCGGATCGGGCAGGCCGACCTTGCCCGGGTGGCCGAGCTGCGCGGCGAACTGCGCGACGCGCTGCGGCGCTGGGGCGTCCCGCAGCTGATCGACACCGCCGAACTGCTCGCCTCGGAGCTGGTGACCAACGCGATCCGGCACACCGACCGGGACGCGATGTTCACCGCGCGCCTCTACCGCGAGGACGGCCGCGAGCCGCGGCTGCGGATCGAGGTCGAGGACGAGTCCGACCTGTGGCCCAAGCGGCGCACCCCGGGCGAGCAGGCCTCCTCCGGGCGCGGCCTGATGCTGGTCGAGGCGCTGGCCGACGCGTGGGGCGTGGAGCCGCGCGGGTCGGGCAAGCGGATGTGGTTCGAGCTCTCGGCGGGCGACGCGGCGGCCTGA
- a CDS encoding (2Fe-2S)-binding protein, whose translation MPECADPDPRLPFAGAYTAFAQVFPDLRIQHRGTAHPHEGWVPTHRLLTDPALRARLIAAEARHGRDRYGTAPRPDVAAGFWLHRYTWPLCLLFTLPWFLERRVPLPAVEQLASRRAAGGGGPAELALLPGPDRAPTAFACLPDDPAARRPGARPVRDEAELRNVLRTALADQLAPLLAAFRTELRRGPRTLWGLATDELVEGLWYAAGLLGEEERAVAALAALLPEGADNAPFGGAAAFRTTGPDRQGAAPAPARTRVSCCLYYTLRPAELCAGCPRGR comes from the coding sequence TTGCCCGAGTGCGCCGATCCGGACCCGCGCCTGCCCTTCGCCGGCGCGTACACCGCCTTCGCCCAGGTCTTCCCCGACCTGCGGATCCAGCACCGCGGCACCGCCCACCCGCACGAGGGGTGGGTGCCCACCCACCGGCTGCTGACCGATCCGGCGCTGCGGGCCCGGCTGATCGCCGCCGAGGCCCGGCACGGGCGGGACCGCTACGGCACCGCGCCGCGCCCCGACGTGGCCGCCGGCTTCTGGCTGCACCGCTACACCTGGCCGCTCTGCCTGCTCTTCACGCTGCCCTGGTTCCTGGAGCGCCGCGTCCCGCTGCCGGCCGTCGAGCAGTTGGCCAGCCGCCGGGCGGCGGGCGGCGGCGGACCGGCCGAACTCGCGCTGCTGCCCGGCCCCGACCGCGCCCCCACCGCCTTCGCCTGCCTGCCCGACGACCCCGCGGCGCGCCGGCCCGGCGCCCGCCCGGTGCGCGACGAGGCGGAACTGCGGAACGTGCTGCGCACCGCCCTGGCCGACCAGTTGGCGCCGCTCCTCGCCGCCTTCCGCACCGAGCTGCGACGCGGTCCGCGCACCCTGTGGGGGCTGGCCACCGACGAGCTGGTGGAGGGCCTCTGGTACGCCGCGGGGCTGCTCGGCGAGGAGGAGCGCGCGGTGGCCGCGCTCGCCGCGCTGCTGCCCGAGGGGGCGGACAACGCGCCCTTCGGCGGGGCCGCCGCGTTCCGCACCACCGGGCCCGACCGCCAGGGCGCCGCACCGGCGCCGGCGCGCACCCGGGTGAGCTGCTGCCTCTACTACACGCTGCGGCCCGCGGAGCTCTGCGCCGGCTGCCCGCGCGGCCGCTGA
- a CDS encoding DUF2637 domain-containing protein, giving the protein MKLSDIPLGWAVAAAVVLLPGALLVAFLRSRGAAAARGADSWERTEERRRRKESLYGGASYTLLFCCAAVAAALSFHGLVGFGTQNLALSGGWEYLVPFGLDGAAMFCSVLAVREASHGDAALGSRLLVWLFAGASAWFNWVHAPRGGGHAGAPQFFAGMSLSAAVLFDRALKQTRRAALREQGLVPRPLPQIRIVRWLRAPLETYAAWSLMLLENVRSLDEAVEEVRDTKREAVVSRERQRLASRRERAEIRAINRAHGGWGRGRSGAAARQLEPGGAEPAIAAPTAAKAPAAEAAAPGLPTRQGRRTIDLTTEDDTMTLPRLDSLEQKLKDLERQFG; this is encoded by the coding sequence ATGAAACTGTCGGACATACCACTGGGCTGGGCCGTCGCCGCCGCCGTCGTCCTGCTGCCGGGCGCCCTCCTGGTGGCCTTCCTGCGCAGCAGGGGGGCGGCCGCCGCGCGCGGTGCGGACTCCTGGGAGCGCACGGAGGAGCGGCGCCGCCGCAAGGAGTCGCTCTACGGCGGCGCCTCGTACACCCTGCTCTTCTGCTGCGCGGCCGTCGCCGCCGCACTCTCCTTCCACGGCCTAGTCGGCTTCGGCACCCAGAACCTGGCCCTGTCCGGCGGCTGGGAGTACCTCGTCCCGTTCGGCCTCGACGGCGCCGCGATGTTCTGCTCGGTGCTCGCCGTGCGCGAGGCCAGCCACGGTGACGCGGCCCTCGGCTCGCGCCTGCTGGTCTGGCTCTTCGCGGGCGCCTCGGCCTGGTTCAACTGGGTGCACGCCCCGCGCGGCGGCGGGCACGCGGGCGCCCCGCAGTTCTTCGCGGGGATGTCGCTCTCGGCCGCCGTGCTCTTCGACCGGGCGCTGAAGCAGACCAGGCGGGCGGCGCTGCGCGAGCAGGGCCTGGTGCCGCGCCCGCTGCCGCAGATCCGGATCGTGCGCTGGCTGCGCGCCCCGCTGGAGACCTACGCGGCCTGGTCGCTGATGCTCCTGGAGAACGTCCGCAGCCTGGACGAGGCGGTCGAGGAGGTCCGGGACACCAAGCGCGAGGCGGTGGTCAGCCGCGAGCGCCAGCGGCTGGCCAGCCGCCGCGAGCGGGCCGAGATCCGCGCGATCAACCGGGCGCACGGCGGCTGGGGCCGCGGCCGTTCCGGCGCCGCCGCACGCCAGTTGGAGCCCGGCGGCGCGGAGCCCGCGATAGCGGCGCCCACCGCTGCCAAGGCCCCCGCCGCGGAGGCCGCCGCGCCCGGCCTGCCGACCCGCCAGGGGCGCCGGACCATCGACCTCACCACCGAGGACGACACCATGACGCTCCCCCGCCTCGACTCCCTGGAGCAGAAGCTCAAGGACCTGGAGCGGCAGTTCGGCTAG
- a CDS encoding NTP transferase domain-containing protein, whose protein sequence is MAEPHPPAAAPDVPATGPTSGPAATPASDAATGPTAPPAAPAAAPVAGLVLAAGGGRRLGGRPKALLPFHGRPLVEHAVRTVRDGGCSPVLVVLGAARDQVLATAGLDGCTVLANPDWAQGMGGSLRAGLAALPADCSGVLVSLVDTPGVTPAAVARLLAAHRAGAALAAAAYQGRRGHPVLIGAAHLAEAAAGARGDAGARSLLTDRQAELLLVECGDIAVPDDLDTPADLARWSAG, encoded by the coding sequence ATGGCCGAGCCCCACCCGCCCGCAGCCGCCCCCGACGTGCCCGCCACCGGGCCCACTTCCGGGCCCGCCGCCACGCCCGCTTCCGATGCCGCCACCGGGCCCACCGCGCCCCCGGCCGCCCCGGCCGCCGCCCCCGTGGCCGGCCTGGTGCTGGCCGCCGGCGGCGGGCGGCGGCTGGGCGGGCGCCCCAAGGCGCTGCTGCCGTTCCACGGCCGGCCGTTGGTCGAGCACGCCGTGCGCACGGTCCGGGACGGCGGCTGCTCCCCCGTCCTGGTGGTGCTCGGCGCGGCCCGCGACCAGGTGCTGGCCACCGCCGGGCTCGACGGCTGCACGGTGCTGGCCAACCCCGACTGGGCGCAGGGCATGGGCGGCTCGCTGCGGGCGGGCCTGGCCGCGCTGCCCGCCGACTGCTCGGGCGTGCTGGTCTCGCTGGTCGACACCCCGGGCGTCACCCCGGCCGCCGTGGCCCGGCTGCTGGCCGCCCACCGGGCCGGCGCCGCACTGGCCGCCGCCGCCTACCAGGGCCGGCGCGGCCACCCCGTGCTGATCGGCGCCGCCCACCTGGCCGAGGCCGCAGCCGGCGCGCGCGGCGACGCCGGTGCCCGGTCGCTGCTGACGGACCGCCAGGCCGAACTGCTGCTGGTCGAGTGCGGCGACATCGCGGTCCCCGACGACCTCGACACCCCCGCCGATCTGGCCCGCTGGTCGGCGGGTTGA
- the moaA gene encoding GTP 3',8-cyclase MoaA — protein MHTAPSPLVDRFGRVHTDLRVSLTDRCNLRCTYCMPAEGLSWLPRAEVLTDEEIVRLARIAVRRLGIASVRLTGGEPLLRRGLPGLVERLTGLGVELSLTTNGIGLARLAGELRAAGLRRVNVSLDTLRRDRYQEITRRDRIEDVFAGLAAARAAGLAPVKINAVPVRGVNDDEILDLVDFAAEHGYLLRFIESMPLDAQGAWDRSAMITADELLAVLGTRFDLLPVARAPLGAQGGTPPAEEFRIAGTDTVVGVIASVTRPFCGTCDRVRLTADGQLRNCLFATEESDLRALLRGGAGDAEIERAWRNTIARKGPGHEINSAGFVQPERPMSAIGG, from the coding sequence ATGCACACCGCCCCTTCCCCGCTGGTCGACCGCTTCGGCCGGGTCCACACCGATCTGCGGGTCTCCCTGACCGACCGCTGCAACCTGCGCTGCACCTACTGCATGCCGGCCGAGGGCCTGAGCTGGCTCCCCAGGGCCGAGGTGCTCACGGACGAGGAGATCGTCCGCCTGGCCCGGATCGCGGTGCGCCGGCTGGGGATCGCCTCGGTGCGGCTGACCGGCGGCGAGCCGCTGCTGCGGCGCGGCCTGCCGGGGCTGGTGGAGCGGCTGACGGGGCTGGGCGTCGAGCTGTCACTGACCACCAACGGGATCGGGCTGGCCCGGCTGGCGGGCGAGCTGCGGGCGGCCGGGCTGCGCCGGGTCAACGTCAGCCTGGACACGCTGCGGCGCGACCGCTACCAGGAGATCACCCGGCGGGACCGGATCGAGGACGTCTTCGCGGGCCTGGCCGCGGCCCGGGCGGCGGGGCTGGCGCCGGTCAAGATCAACGCCGTGCCGGTGCGCGGGGTCAACGACGACGAGATCCTCGACCTGGTCGACTTCGCGGCCGAGCACGGCTACCTGCTGCGGTTCATCGAGTCGATGCCGCTGGACGCCCAGGGCGCCTGGGACCGGTCGGCCATGATCACCGCCGACGAGCTGCTCGCGGTGCTCGGCACCCGCTTCGACCTGCTCCCGGTGGCGCGCGCGCCGCTCGGGGCCCAGGGCGGCACCCCGCCGGCCGAGGAGTTCCGGATCGCCGGGACGGACACCGTGGTCGGCGTGATCGCCTCGGTCACCCGTCCGTTCTGCGGCACCTGCGACCGGGTCCGGCTGACCGCCGACGGCCAGTTGCGCAACTGTCTCTTCGCGACCGAGGAGTCCGACCTGCGCGCCCTGCTGCGCGGCGGGGCGGGCGATGCCGAGATCGAGCGGGCCTGGCGCAACACCATCGCCCGCAAGGGCCCGGGCCACGAGATCAACTCCGCCGGCTTCGTCCAGCCGGAGCGGCCGATGTCGGCGATCGGCGGCTGA